CACACTAACACTAATTTTTTCATTGTCTTGCTCCTTTTAGACATTGTCAAAATCACTTAAAAGAGACTTTTATATCCGCTTGCAAGTCAAACCCTTTGATAAGCGTATTTACCAAAAATATAGCCGTGTCTCTATCAAACCGTATGTTTGAGACACTTGTCTCCATATTGAGTTGAAAGTATTTTTGATGAGGATATGTGTCAGCAGAAAAGTAGCTACACTTTATTTTATTGTATTGAGACACACTACGACTTGGTTTATTTTGTATCCTATCTTTATGTATTACTGCCATTATTTTACTCCTAGTTCATTGTATTTTTTATAATTATCGCACCCCACTTGTTCTCCCAAATCACAAGCTTTGCCGAAGTATTGCTTAGCAGTGGAGCTATTTTGCCTCACACCTTGCCCTTTGGCATATGACACACCTATATTATAGCAAGCATTAGCATTTTTCATATCACAGGCTTTTTTGTAGAGTTCTGCTGCTTTTGCATAGTCTTGGCGCACGCCTTTTCCATTAGCATACATTAACCCTAAATTGTAGCAAGGCTCTGATTGGGCTAAATCACCATTACCCTTATTGCAAGCAATTTCATAGTATTTCTTTGCATTATAGTAATCTTGTAATTTATCATAAGTATATCCTAATGTTCCATATCCTCTATTATCCCCCAAAGCAATAGCTTTTTCATAGTATAGAATCGCCTCTCTATAACGCCCTGCTATACGATAAACAGCACCCGCAGAGCCACAATTATCCTTATTACACTGTTCTACACTTACCAAACCATCGTTTATAAGTGCGTAGCACGCGCTTTTATCCTCATTTTCAAAGCAATTATATCTAGCCCTTTCCCACTCATCACGATCCATCGCTCCCATTCCTATACTCACCACACTTGCTAAAATCCCACACACTAACACTAATCTTTTCATTGTCTTATTCCTTTTATCTTTTAGTATTGACAATAATTGCTTCCAAAAAATACTTGATAAAATTTGCCACTGCTATCTTTGTAAGTGCCGATATTTCCGTATTCATAGCCGTATTGTCCCCACGAGCAATCAACCAGCGTTACATACATTCCGCCGATATAATACGCACTTGCCACGCTTGCAAATAGTGCGCTTAATGCTATACACGCGATTATTTTTATTGCTCTTTTTGTAGGGTTTTGATTTGCATTGCTTGCAAATTTTGCTAGATTTGATGTTTTGTTTTTCATTGTTGCTCCTTTTATGTCTTTTTAGATTTTGCTTTTTTTATTGCCAGCTTTTTATGGTTTTTGTGCCTTTATTACGCGCTACTCATTGTTTTTACTCCTTTAGTTTGGGATTATGGAATTTTTACGCGCGGTTTTTTGTAGAGAGAAAATCACTAGGATAAAAGCAATGCTATAAAGTGATAAAATCAAGTTAAGCAATATGTTGCTTTGGTTTGTGTCATTTCCAAAGAGATTTGCCACACCAAAGATATATTTTGGATTCCAAGCTAAAAGCCAACCCAAAGGGATAAAGCTTAGTGATGAAAGGATTGCAAAAAACTTGATTTTGTCAAAAATAATGGACAAAGTCAATGAGGAGGCTAAAATACCCCAAAATGTAGCCCACCATATTTTTAGTCCATAAAAATCTGTCGTAAAAAATAAAATTGTCGCAAATCCTCCCACCAAGACAACAAACCAAGAGAGAATCTTTAGCAAATCCGTATGGTGCGCTGAAGTGTGGCGATAGAATTTTAGTTGCCATAAATCACACCATTTCTTTGGTGCTGTGAGTAAGCAAGGCTTTTGTAGCTTTAGCTCGTGTTCTTTGGCATACAGCTCTAACTTATGCCAAGTAGAAGCATCTAGCAAATTATTATTTGCAATGAGCACATTTTTTATCGTGCGAAATGAATCGCGAGCATTGCTTGCATAGCGGATTTTATGCTCTTTGATTATCTCGCAACGATTGTTATCTTGTTTTAATGATTCCCATTGATTATTATGCTTTAATTCGATTCTATATTCTTTGATAAACTGCTTCACTTTGTCAAAATCTAAACTCTCTATTTTCACATTGATAAAGTTTGTAGCTTGGAGGTTTTGGAATACACAAGTAGAGAAGTTTGGCGCATATTTAAACTCTGCATTATAAAATGACACCACACCATTAAATATACTCTCGTGGAAATCCGCGTATCTCTCAAAAACTGCGTGGTTAAAAAACACATTGCCATTAAACTCACAATTTGTGAAATACACCCTTTTGTGGAATTCGCAATGCTGAAAGTCTATGCGCAGAGACTCTTTAGAATCCACTTCGCCAAAAATGATATAGCTAAAGCATAGCCTAGCTTTAATCTCACATTTTTTGGATTCCTCGCTAGATTTGCCATTGCTTATGCTTAACGATTTGCAGATGATATATGTATCGCCTACTTTTTTGATGACATTTGGCGGGAAATATTTATAATGTATTTGACACAGCTCACGCATATTTATGGTGCTATTATGATTGCTTGGGATTGTAAGTATAAGTTTATCTTTTGCAGAATCAAAGTGCAGATTCTCGCAGATTTGTCGCTTAGGCATTTTAGCGCACTCCTTGACTGTTGAGTAATTTATAATTATCACATCCTACTTGGTTTCCCAAATCACAGGCTTTGCCATAGTATTGCTTAGCGGTGGAGCGATTTTGCCTTACTCCTTGTCCTTTGCCATATAACACACCTAGATTATTGCAAGCAAAACCATATTTCATATCACAGGCTTTTTTCCACAGTTCTGCTGCTTTTGCATAGTCTTGTCGCACACCTTTTCCATTAGCATACATATACCCTAGATTGTAGCAACTCCCTGCTTGGTCTAAATCTCCATTACCTTTATTGCACCCTATTTCAAGGTATTTCTTTGCATTATAGTAGTCTTGCAACTTATCATAAGTTGCTCCCAACACATCATATCCACTATTATCTCCTAAAGCAATAGCTTTTTCAAAGTAGGGAATCGCTTCGTGATAATACCCTGCTGTATAATAAATAACCCCATAAATGCTACAAACACTTTTAGGATTTTTAGGACACTCTTCTGCACTTGGTAAGCCATTGTTGATAAGTGCTTGACACGCACTTTTATCCCGATTTTCAAAGCAATTATGCCACCCCCTATCCCATTCCTCCTTACTCATCGCACCCATACTTACACTTACTACACTTGCTAAGATTCCAAATACTAGCACCAATTTTCTCATTATCTTGCTCCTATTGTAGATTTTTTTAGTTTTGCCAATAGCACTGCTAATTTTTGTGATTTCACACAAAACCCGATACTACAAAAAAAAAAAAAAACAGAATACTAATGTGGGGTAGGCACAAGGGGATTTTGCGAGGTTTTGTAAAATTGAGAGAAATTTGAAATGTTTGAAATATTGTAGAGGTGGAATTTGTGAAAATTTTTGCATATATTTTGTGCGGAGTATGCTTTGAAATCTTTGCGTGATGATTTGTAATGGATTTG
This genomic stretch from Helicobacter macacae MIT 99-5501 harbors:
- a CDS encoding tetratricopeptide repeat protein, which gives rise to MKRLVLVCGILASVVSIGMGAMDRDEWERARYNCFENEDKSACYALINDGLVSVEQCNKDNCGSAGAVYRIAGRYREAILYYEKAIALGDNRGYGTLGYTYDKLQDYYNAKKYYEIACNKGNGDLAQSEPCYNLGLMYANGKGVRQDYAKAAELYKKACDMKNANACYNIGVSYAKGQGVRQNSSTAKQYFGKACDLGEQVGCDNYKKYNELGVK
- a CDS encoding pentapeptide repeat-containing protein, translated to MPKRQICENLHFDSAKDKLILTIPSNHNSTINMRELCQIHYKYFPPNVIKKVGDTYIICKSLSISNGKSSEESKKCEIKARLCFSYIIFGEVDSKESLRIDFQHCEFHKRVYFTNCEFNGNVFFNHAVFERYADFHESIFNGVVSFYNAEFKYAPNFSTCVFQNLQATNFINVKIESLDFDKVKQFIKEYRIELKHNNQWESLKQDNNRCEIIKEHKIRYASNARDSFRTIKNVLIANNNLLDASTWHKLELYAKEHELKLQKPCLLTAPKKWCDLWQLKFYRHTSAHHTDLLKILSWFVVLVGGFATILFFTTDFYGLKIWWATFWGILASSLTLSIIFDKIKFFAILSSLSFIPLGWLLAWNPKYIFGVANLFGNDTNQSNILLNLILSLYSIAFILVIFSLQKTARKNSIIPN
- a CDS encoding tetratricopeptide repeat protein yields the protein MRKLVLVFGILASVVSVSMGAMSKEEWDRGWHNCFENRDKSACQALINNGLPSAEECPKNPKSVCSIYGVIYYTAGYYHEAIPYFEKAIALGDNSGYDVLGATYDKLQDYYNAKKYLEIGCNKGNGDLDQAGSCYNLGYMYANGKGVRQDYAKAAELWKKACDMKYGFACNNLGVLYGKGQGVRQNRSTAKQYYGKACDLGNQVGCDNYKLLNSQGVR